Sequence from the Candidatus Edwardsbacteria bacterium genome:
CCGGGGTCGACCAGGAAAAGGCGGCCGAATTCTCCTTTCTGCTGTCCATACCGGTGATACTGGGGGCCGGCCTTTTGGAATTCAAGGATGTGCTGAAGACCGGCCTGCCGCCGGGCGAGCTGGAGGCGATCATATTAGGCGGGCTGGCAGCTGCGCTGTCGGGTTATCTGGCGATAAATATCCTGCTGAAAATAATCCGAAATTCCAAGCTGCAGTATTTTGCCTATTACTGCTGGGCGGCGGGCCTGATCTCGCTGGCATGGCTGCTTTTAAAATAACGTAAGGTAAAGATATGTCCAAAGCCAAGATAAACCCCATCAAGGTGTTTTTGATCATTCTGGCAACGGCAATGATCGTGGGCCTGACCGCCGGGTATTTTTACCGTCCGCTGGAACCCTCGCTGCAGAAGAGCATCAGCCTGACGATCATGGGTTTTTGTCTGGCCCTGCTGGGGATATACGCAATTCTGACGATCAGATACTGGCGGGTGGAAAAACGGGGAAGCTGGCAGTTTTTTCAGGTCCTGATCCTGACCGCCGCCACCGGCCTGGCGGTCCAGCTTAGCGGAGCTGTGGCCTCGCCGCTGGTGCTTTTATACGGCCTGTTGATAGTCCTTTCCATCTTCCGCAGCGATAAGTGGAAAGCCGTGCCTCTGGCATCCATCCTGCTGATCGAGCTGGGTTCCAGTTTTCTGGGCGGACGCTGGCGGCAGGAATTGCTGCCGGGCATGACTATAACCGCCGCATTGATACTGCTCTATGTCATCAGCTTGGTAATCACCAGGCGGGGGCGCAGTTCCGGAGCAGGCGGCCAGCCGGTAATGTCATTCGATGAGCCGGTTACCGTCCAAAAAGACCTTAAAGAGGACCTGGCCTCGCTGTGCAGCCTGATACAGGCGGCCATGAGAACCAAGACCAGCGCCATTTTCCGGGCTGACAATCTTACCGGCACTTTGAATATGATGGCTTTCAAAAGCTACAGCGCCGAGGTCATCAAGGATGCCTCCCTGGAGATCCGCAGCAGCCTTTTGGGCTGGGCGGCCCGGGAGCGCCAGGGCCTTTTATATGCCAGTTACGAAAGGGACTCAAGGGACCTGGGATATTACCGAAAATCCGAGGAGGTCCGCTCGGTGCTGTCGGTGCCGGTGCTGCAGGAGAGCGAAGTGATCGGGGTGCTGGTGGTTGACAGCGAACAGGCCGGGGCTTTCAATGAAAACGACAAGATTCTTTTGGCCGGGTTCGCCGAGGAGGCGGCCAAGTTGGTGCATTTTCATCAGAGCCACTCGGCCCTGGGGCTGGAGAAGGACCGGCTGCAGCAGTGGAACAGCCGCCTGGAGCTGATGGCCTCACGCCTGAAGGTCAACGATGTCATCAGGATAATCCAGGAGCTGATCCCCCGGCTGGTGCCCTGCGACCATATAGTCCTGCTGGAGGTGTTGCCCGAGCCGGGGAAGGCCCGGGTGCTGTTGTCCGACCCGGCCAATGCCGGCTACCCCGCCCCGGGAACGGAGATAGACATTGCCGGCTCGCTGTCCCAGCAGGCGGTCGATCTAAAGGAATGGCGCTCGGTGGATGATTTTTATAGGCGGTCCATAGGCATCAATCGTTTCTCAGGAGACGAGCGACCGGACCACGGATTTCGCTCGGTGCTGGCGGCGCCGCTGTTATACGAGGATGTCTGCCATTACGTGCTGGTGCTGGAAAGCCGCCAGCCTAAAGTCTTTGAGGCCGACCGCGACACCATTCACATCATCGCCGGGCAGTTCTCGCTGGCCCTGAAGAGCGCCGCCATGTACGAGGAAAAGGAGAATCTGGCCATCCGGGACGGCCTGACCGGGCTGGCCAACCATCGCCGGTTCCAGGAATATCTGGAGGAGACCATTACCAAGGCCGGCAGCCAGCCGGTGGGCATAGCTCTGTTCGATATTGATTTCTTCAAGAAACTCAACGACAATTACGGACATCCCATAGGCGATGCGGTGCTCAAGGAAGTGGCCGCCCGGCTGAAGAGAAGCATCTCGTCCTTCGACTTCGTGGCCCGCTACGGCGGAGAGGAATTCATAGCGGTGTGGCCGGGACGGAACGACAAGGAGACCGCCCAGCTGGCCGAGCAGGTGCGCCTGGCCATAGAGGGAGAAAAATTCAAGACCACGGCCGGGGATTTGCCGGTGACCGTCAGCCTGGGGGTGGCTTCCTATCCCCAGGACGCCAAGAAGAAGGCCGAATTGATAAAAGCAGCCGATGAGGCTCTGTATGCGGCCAAGAAGGGCGGGAGGAACAAAGTGGTCCGGTTCGCCGCCATGGAGAAGGACCCGGGTTAGCCACCAAGGCA
This genomic interval carries:
- a CDS encoding diguanylate cyclase, whose product is MSKAKINPIKVFLIILATAMIVGLTAGYFYRPLEPSLQKSISLTIMGFCLALLGIYAILTIRYWRVEKRGSWQFFQVLILTAATGLAVQLSGAVASPLVLLYGLLIVLSIFRSDKWKAVPLASILLIELGSSFLGGRWRQELLPGMTITAALILLYVISLVITRRGRSSGAGGQPVMSFDEPVTVQKDLKEDLASLCSLIQAAMRTKTSAIFRADNLTGTLNMMAFKSYSAEVIKDASLEIRSSLLGWAARERQGLLYASYERDSRDLGYYRKSEEVRSVLSVPVLQESEVIGVLVVDSEQAGAFNENDKILLAGFAEEAAKLVHFHQSHSALGLEKDRLQQWNSRLELMASRLKVNDVIRIIQELIPRLVPCDHIVLLEVLPEPGKARVLLSDPANAGYPAPGTEIDIAGSLSQQAVDLKEWRSVDDFYRRSIGINRFSGDERPDHGFRSVLAAPLLYEDVCHYVLVLESRQPKVFEADRDTIHIIAGQFSLALKSAAMYEEKENLAIRDGLTGLANHRRFQEYLEETITKAGSQPVGIALFDIDFFKKLNDNYGHPIGDAVLKEVAARLKRSISSFDFVARYGGEEFIAVWPGRNDKETAQLAEQVRLAIEGEKFKTTAGDLPVTVSLGVASYPQDAKKKAELIKAADEALYAAKKGGRNKVVRFAAMEKDPG